Part of the Chloroflexota bacterium genome is shown below.
CGAGGTACTTTGCGCCGAGGGCTACGTAATGGTCCGCGTTGCGCTTGAAGCGCTCGATGTGGCGGTCCGTGACCTCGCCCTTGACCTCGGCCGGGACGCCCGTCATGAACGTGCGCGGCGGCACCTTGGCGTTCTCACGCACAACTGCGCCTGACGCGATGATGGAGTAGTCGCCGATCTCCGTCAGCCCGCCGTTGACCACCGCGCCGTTGCCGATCACTACGCCGTCGCCCACCTTGTCGGCGTGGCAGAGCACCCTATGGCCCATCACTACGTTGTCGCCGATGACCGCGCCGCGACCGTCGGTGTGGATGGTACTGTTGTCCTGGATGCAGGTGTTCTTGCCTATCAACACCTTGCCGATGTCGCCGCGGATGACCGTGCCGGGCCAGACGCTGCTGCCAGCGCCGATCTCCACGTCGCCTATGACGTAGGCGAACTCACTGACGAAGGCCTCCGGGTGGATCCTGGGCGTGAGCCCGTTCCATGAGCGTATCATCTGTCGTCGTACTCCCTGGTCAGATTGCGAGATTGCGAGGCGCGGGCTACTTCAGCCACGGCATGAACTTGCGCCATTCATCGAGGATTGCCCTGCGATGGAACATGGCGTAGGGATTGGGCTTGGGGGCGCGGGGTTCAGTGCGGAGGGCCATTCGGGCTTCCCTAGGGGTGTTTCCGGCTTTCTTATGGTTGCAGGGGATGCAGGCGCTGGTGACGTTTTCCCATGTATGGGGGCCGCCTCTGTGGCGGGGCATTACGTGGTCGATGGTGAGATCTTTGGTCTGCTTGCCGCAGTATTGACAAGTGTAGCCGTCTCTCAAGAACACCTCCTGTCTTGAGAGGCGTCTTTGCTGGACCGGTCGCTTGACCATGTAGATGAGCCGGATGACGGAGGGGACGTCAACTTCCTGCTGCGTCGTGTGGATAACGCCCCTGCCGTTCTCCAGCATTTCCGCCTTGCCCCGGCCAAGGAGCACAACCGCACGGCGGACGTTGCAAACGTTCAGAGCCTCGTAGTTCTGGTTCAGCAACAGTACCGGCAGCTCAAGGGCGCCCACTTGCGGCCTCCCCACTGGTATGGTTCCTGACAGCGACATAGTAGCAGAACTAGCGACTCTGCCCAACTCCCCCGACCGGCTACACCCCCGTCAGCGCGCGCGTGGCATCCAAGAGCTCTCGCACGCGGTCCGTGGACGGGGCCTCTGCGTAGATGCGGATGAGCGGCTCCGTGCCCGAGAAGCGCACGACGGCCCACTCGCCGCCCTCCATGCGGTAGCGGATGCCGTCGACGGCGTCGATGCCGACGACGGGGGCGCCCGCGAGCTGGTTGGGCGACATCTCGTGCAGGCGGTTCTCCACGGCGGCACGCTCCGAGCCATCGAAGACGACGTCCAGACGGTCGTAGTGGTGCGGGCCCACGAGGTCGTAGATCTCCTCTATGACGGCCGAGAGGGTCTTGCCCTTTCGCGCCACCAGGTCCAGCAGGAAGAGGGCGCTGAGGACGCCGTCGCGCTCCGGGATGTGGCCGCGAAAGCCGAAACCGCCGCTCTCCTCGCCGCCGATGAGCGCGTCCGTCTCCAGCATGAGCGGCGCGATGTACTTGAAGCCGACGGAGGTCTCGTGCACGGGCACGCGGTAGCGCTCGCCCAGCCGCAGCACCATGTTGCTGGTGGTCAGCGATTTCACGAGCGGGCCGCGAAAGCCGCGCACCTCCAGCATGTAGTAGGAGAGCAGGGTGAAGACCTGCAGCGCGGTGATGTACTCGCCGGAGCCGTCAATCGCGCCGACGCGGTCGGCGTCACCGTCCATGGCGACGCCGACGAGGGCGTTGGAACTGCGGACGGCCTCTCGGAGCGGGTCCAAGTTGCGCTCGATGGGCTCCGGGTTGTGCATTCCGGGGAAGGCGGGGTTGATCTCGCCGCGGACCTCGGTGAGGGTGGTCGCGCCGCCGGAGAGGAGGTCGCTCAGGTAGCCCGCGCCCGCGCCGTGCATCGCGTCAACGGCCACGCGGCAGCCGACGGCCCGGAGGGCGTCGAGGTCCACCAAGCGCGCGACGTGGGCGATGTACTCGGGCGCGGGGTCAATGTCCGTGACAAGGCCGGCGTCCTTCGCGGATTGGAGCGGGAGGCTGCGGACCTCTCCCGCGTCCTGGACTCGCTGGATCTCCGCCTCAAGGGCCGAGAGCACCTCGGGCGGGGGGCTTCCTCCAGAGCTGCCGCGGTACTTGAAGCCGTTCCATTGCGACGGGTTGTGGCTGGCGGTGATCATGACGCCGCCGGCCGCGCCGTAG
Proteins encoded:
- a CDS encoding HNH endonuclease; translated protein: MGALELPVLLLNQNYEALNVCNVRRAVVLLGRGKAEMLENGRGVIHTTQQEVDVPSVIRLIYMVKRPVQQRRLSRQEVFLRDGYTCQYCGKQTKDLTIDHVMPRHRGGPHTWENVTSACIPCNHKKAGNTPREARMALRTEPRAPKPNPYAMFHRRAILDEWRKFMPWLK
- a CDS encoding phosphoglucomutase/phosphomannomutase family protein; the encoded protein is MPPTNVRLRFGTDGWRAIIAEEFTFQNVRFCAQGVADYHAQQGLSGEPIIVGYDTRFQSAEFADAVVEVLAGNGLRVFRCTAPAPTPVVGYNLVHYGAAGGVMITASHNPSQWNGFKYRGSSGGSPPPEVLSALEAEIQRVQDAGEVRSLPLQSAKDAGLVTDIDPAPEYIAHVARLVDLDALRAVGCRVAVDAMHGAGAGYLSDLLSGGATTLTEVRGEINPAFPGMHNPEPIERNLDPLREAVRSSNALVGVAMDGDADRVGAIDGSGEYITALQVFTLLSYYMLEVRGFRGPLVKSLTTSNMVLRLGERYRVPVHETSVGFKYIAPLMLETDALIGGEESGGFGFRGHIPERDGVLSALFLLDLVARKGKTLSAVIEEIYDLVGPHHYDRLDVVFDGSERAAVENRLHEMSPNQLAGAPVVGIDAVDGIRYRMEGGEWAVVRFSGTEPLIRIYAEAPSTDRVRELLDATRALTGV
- a CDS encoding gamma carbonic anhydrase family protein; amino-acid sequence: MIRSWNGLTPRIHPEAFVSEFAYVIGDVEIGAGSSVWPGTVIRGDIGKVLIGKNTCIQDNSTIHTDGRGAVIGDNVVMGHRVLCHADKVGDGVVIGNGAVVNGGLTEIGDYSIIASGAVVRENAKVPPRTFMTGVPAEVKGEVTDRHIERFKRNADHYVALGAKYLELGGFDDGGEVS